In the genome of Dickeya fangzhongdai, one region contains:
- the nifJ gene encoding pyruvate:ferredoxin (flavodoxin) oxidoreductase has protein sequence MARKMKTMDGNTAAAYISYAFTEVAAIYPITPSTPMAENVDEWAAQGKKNLFGQPVRMVEMQSEAGAAAAVHGSLQAGALTTTYTASQGLLLMIPNLYKIAGELLPAVFHVSARALATSSLNIFGDHQDVMAVRQTGCAMLAESSVQQVMDLSAVAHLAAIKGRVPFINFFDGFRTSHEIQKIELLEYDELDTLLDRQAVDRFRRGALHPDHPVARGTAQNPDIYFQERESVNRFYQALPELVEETMAHISRLTGREYHLFNYYGAPDAERLIIAMGSVCETIQETVDYLNQRGEQVGLLTVHLYRPFSLTHFFAAIPPTVQRIAVLDRTKEPGAQAEPLYLDVKNAFYNHDTRPLIVGGRYALGGKDIAPAHIAAVFNNLLQPMPQDGFTVGIVDDVTHSSLPLPVDDIDTAPAGTTACKFWGLGSDGTVGANKSAIKIIGDQTPMYAQAYFSYDSKKSGGITVSHLRFGSQPITSPYLIRNADFIACSQQSYVDKYDLLAGLKPGGIFLLNCTWNPTELEAALPAAMKRYLARNQIRFYVVNAVDIARQLGLGGRFNMIMQAAFFKLTGIIPADTAADYLKSAVALSYGKKGQSVVEMNQSAIDQGMQAPVQVRIPTEWADLPEPVATLDDTQPDFIQRILTPMNRQEGDNLPVSAFTGMEDGTFPLGTAAFEKRGIAISVPAWQPEGCTQCNQCAFICPHAAIRPALLTEEERALAPDTLLSKPATGAKTLHYHLAVSPLDCSGCGNCVDICPSRGKSLTMQPLTSQQPKIALWEQVLGLPPKANPFSKTTVKGSQFETPLLEFSGACAGCGETPYARLITQLFGDRMLIANATGCSSIWGASAPSIPYAANHRGHGPAWANSLFEDNAEFGLGMLLGGNAIREQLAGDAATALMQPLSPALADALNLWLELKDRGDDTRERADRLITLLEHEKGDDPVLNRLYQNRDYLAKRSQWIFGGDGWAYDIGFGGLDHVLASGEDINVLVFDTEVYSNTGGQSSKSTPAAAMAKFAAEGKRTRKKDLGLMAMSYGYVYVAQVAMGADKAQTLRAIAEAEAHPGPSLVIAYAACINHGLKAGMGCSQRETKKAVEAGYWNLYRFNPQLQAAGKNPFTLDSDEPEADFQDFLMGEVRYSALRRQYPEQASQLFAKTEQDARERFERYKRLAEG, from the coding sequence ATGGCAAGAAAGATGAAAACAATGGATGGCAACACCGCGGCGGCGTATATCTCGTACGCCTTTACCGAGGTGGCGGCAATCTATCCCATCACCCCCTCCACGCCGATGGCTGAAAACGTGGATGAATGGGCGGCGCAGGGCAAAAAGAATCTGTTCGGCCAGCCGGTCAGAATGGTGGAAATGCAGTCGGAAGCCGGGGCGGCGGCGGCGGTGCACGGTTCGTTGCAGGCCGGCGCGCTCACCACCACCTATACCGCGTCGCAGGGGTTGTTGCTGATGATCCCCAACCTCTACAAAATCGCCGGCGAGCTATTACCGGCGGTGTTCCACGTCAGCGCCCGCGCGCTGGCCACCAGCTCGCTCAATATTTTCGGCGACCACCAGGACGTGATGGCGGTACGGCAAACCGGCTGCGCCATGCTGGCGGAAAGCAGCGTACAACAGGTGATGGACCTGTCCGCCGTGGCGCATCTGGCGGCGATCAAAGGCCGGGTGCCGTTCATCAACTTCTTCGACGGTTTTCGCACCTCCCACGAGATCCAGAAGATTGAACTGCTGGAATACGACGAACTGGATACGCTGCTGGACCGGCAGGCGGTGGACCGCTTTCGCCGCGGCGCCCTGCACCCCGACCATCCGGTGGCGCGCGGCACCGCGCAAAACCCGGACATCTACTTTCAGGAGCGGGAATCGGTTAACCGTTTCTATCAGGCGCTGCCGGAACTGGTGGAAGAGACGATGGCGCACATCAGCCGGCTCACCGGCCGCGAATACCACCTGTTCAACTATTACGGCGCGCCGGACGCCGAACGCCTGATTATCGCGATGGGTTCGGTGTGCGAAACCATTCAGGAAACCGTCGATTACCTCAACCAACGCGGCGAACAGGTCGGGCTGCTGACCGTGCACCTGTACCGCCCGTTCTCGCTGACGCATTTTTTTGCCGCCATCCCGCCCACGGTGCAGCGCATCGCGGTGCTGGACCGCACCAAAGAACCGGGCGCACAGGCCGAGCCGCTGTACCTGGACGTAAAAAACGCCTTCTACAATCACGATACCCGGCCGCTGATCGTCGGCGGCCGCTATGCGCTGGGCGGCAAAGATATCGCACCGGCGCACATCGCCGCGGTTTTCAATAACCTGCTGCAGCCCATGCCGCAGGATGGTTTTACCGTCGGCATCGTGGACGATGTCACCCACAGCTCGCTGCCGCTGCCGGTCGATGACATCGATACCGCGCCTGCGGGCACCACCGCCTGCAAGTTCTGGGGACTCGGTTCCGACGGCACGGTCGGCGCCAATAAAAGCGCCATCAAGATCATCGGCGATCAGACGCCGATGTACGCGCAGGCCTATTTCTCCTATGACTCGAAAAAATCCGGCGGGATTACCGTGTCGCACCTGCGTTTCGGCTCCCAGCCGATTACCTCGCCGTACCTGATCCGCAACGCCGACTTTATCGCCTGCTCGCAGCAATCCTACGTCGATAAATACGACCTGCTGGCGGGGCTGAAACCCGGCGGCATTTTCCTGCTCAATTGCACCTGGAACCCGACGGAGCTGGAAGCGGCGTTGCCGGCGGCGATGAAACGCTATCTGGCGCGCAACCAGATTCGCTTCTATGTGGTCAACGCGGTGGACATCGCCCGACAGCTCGGGCTGGGCGGCCGCTTCAACATGATCATGCAGGCGGCATTCTTCAAACTGACCGGGATTATTCCCGCCGATACCGCCGCCGATTACCTGAAAAGCGCGGTCGCCCTGTCCTACGGCAAGAAGGGCCAGAGCGTGGTGGAGATGAATCAGTCCGCCATCGATCAGGGCATGCAGGCGCCGGTTCAGGTGCGCATCCCGACCGAGTGGGCCGACCTGCCGGAACCTGTTGCGACCCTCGACGACACCCAGCCCGATTTTATCCAGCGTATTCTGACGCCGATGAACCGGCAGGAGGGCGATAACTTGCCGGTCAGCGCCTTTACCGGCATGGAAGACGGCACCTTTCCGCTCGGTACCGCGGCGTTTGAGAAACGCGGCATCGCCATCAGCGTGCCCGCCTGGCAACCGGAAGGCTGCACCCAGTGCAACCAGTGCGCGTTTATCTGCCCGCACGCCGCCATCCGCCCGGCGCTGCTGACCGAAGAAGAGCGGGCGCTGGCGCCCGACACCCTGCTCAGTAAACCGGCCACCGGCGCTAAAACGCTGCATTACCATCTGGCGGTGTCGCCGCTGGACTGCTCCGGCTGCGGCAACTGCGTGGATATCTGCCCGTCGCGCGGTAAATCGTTGACCATGCAGCCGTTGACGTCGCAGCAGCCCAAAATCGCGCTGTGGGAACAGGTGCTCGGCCTGCCGCCCAAAGCCAACCCGTTCAGCAAAACCACCGTCAAGGGCAGCCAGTTCGAGACGCCGCTGCTGGAGTTCTCCGGCGCCTGCGCCGGGTGCGGCGAAACCCCGTACGCCCGCTTGATTACCCAGCTGTTTGGCGACCGTATGCTGATCGCCAACGCCACCGGTTGCTCCTCCATCTGGGGCGCCAGCGCGCCGTCCATCCCTTACGCCGCCAACCACCGCGGACACGGCCCCGCCTGGGCCAATTCACTGTTTGAGGACAACGCCGAATTCGGATTGGGGATGCTGCTGGGCGGCAACGCCATCCGCGAACAGCTGGCCGGCGACGCCGCGACGGCGTTGATGCAACCGCTCAGCCCGGCGCTGGCCGACGCGCTCAACCTGTGGCTGGAACTGAAAGACCGCGGCGACGACACCCGCGAACGGGCCGATCGATTAATCACCCTGCTGGAGCATGAAAAAGGCGACGATCCGGTGCTCAACCGTCTCTATCAGAACCGGGATTACCTCGCCAAACGTTCGCAATGGATTTTCGGCGGCGACGGCTGGGCCTATGACATCGGCTTCGGTGGGCTGGACCACGTGCTGGCCTCCGGCGAAGACATCAACGTGCTGGTGTTCGACACCGAGGTGTATTCCAACACCGGCGGCCAGTCGTCCAAATCCACCCCGGCGGCGGCGATGGCGAAATTCGCCGCCGAAGGCAAACGCACCCGCAAGAAAGACCTCGGTCTGATGGCGATGAGTTACGGCTACGTGTACGTGGCGCAGGTAGCGATGGGCGCGGACAAGGCGCAAACGCTGCGCGCCATCGCCGAAGCGGAAGCCCACCCCGGCCCGTCGCTGGTCATCGCCTACGCCGCCTGTATCAATCACGGCCTGAAAGCCGGCATGGGATGCAGCCAGCGTGAAACCAAGAAGGCGGTGGAAGCAGGATACTGGAATCTGTATCGCTTTAACCCGCAGTTGCAGGCGGCGGGTAAAAACCCGTTCACGCTGGACTCCGACGAACCGGAAGCCGATTTCCAGGACTTTTTGATGGGAGAAGTGCGCTATAGCGCGTTACGGCGCCAGTACCCGGAGCAGGCGAGCCAGTTGTTCGCCAAAACCGAACAGGACGCCAGAGAGCGTTTCGAGCGGTACAAACGTCTGGCGGAGGGGTAA
- a CDS encoding TolC family protein: MSKGRKLFSLSLIVMTMSGCAVTSQPISKEQSEQRIQLDKVAMFSKQEPVTAPITLYDAMARALKYNLEARLKVMEQALSQQQLELARYDMLPQMAMSAGYVGRSNTSASSSRSIETGRQSLEPSTSLERDRDVADLTMVWNVLDFGVSYVSAKQKADQRWIADERKRKVVHTIIQDVRSAYWRAVAAERLLGRIDSLIDRVNQAREASEHMSTQQVGDPVEALSYRRALIDAVRQLEEQRRALSLAKTELATLMNLPLDTPYTLALPNSNDMPVPQLNVDFNTLEQTALLSRPELKEQDYQVRVHAAETRKSLLRMLPGLEVSAGGHYDSNSFMVNQSWADVGVKVTWNLFNLLSGPAAYKTAQANEKVSEVQRQAMSLAVMAQLYIARANFNEAVRQYKTSVELRDLDGQIAEQLRNRYKANSIGELQLIQGELNALNANLRQDLAYAELRNTYGQILSTVGLDLLPKTLPSDRLADISQALRQSETNWQQGKIGALQSF, from the coding sequence GTGTCAAAGGGTCGGAAACTTTTCAGTCTCAGCCTCATCGTCATGACGATGAGCGGTTGTGCCGTCACCAGTCAGCCTATTTCGAAAGAACAAAGCGAGCAACGTATCCAGCTGGATAAGGTCGCCATGTTCAGCAAACAGGAGCCGGTAACGGCGCCCATTACCTTGTACGATGCGATGGCGAGGGCGCTTAAATACAACCTGGAAGCCCGGCTTAAGGTGATGGAGCAGGCGTTGTCGCAACAGCAACTGGAGCTGGCGCGCTATGACATGCTGCCCCAGATGGCGATGTCGGCGGGCTATGTCGGGCGCAGCAACACCAGCGCGTCCAGTAGCCGCAGCATCGAAACCGGGCGGCAATCGCTGGAGCCTTCCACCTCGCTGGAACGCGACCGCGACGTTGCCGACCTGACGATGGTGTGGAACGTGCTGGATTTCGGCGTCAGTTATGTCAGCGCCAAACAAAAGGCCGATCAGCGCTGGATCGCCGACGAGCGTAAGCGCAAGGTCGTCCATACCATTATTCAGGACGTGCGCTCGGCGTACTGGCGGGCGGTAGCGGCAGAGCGCCTGCTGGGGCGGATTGATAGCCTGATCGATCGAGTGAATCAGGCGCGCGAAGCCAGTGAGCACATGAGTACGCAGCAGGTCGGCGATCCGGTTGAAGCGCTCAGTTATCGCCGTGCGCTGATTGACGCGGTGCGCCAGTTGGAAGAACAACGCCGGGCATTGTCGCTGGCGAAGACCGAACTGGCGACGTTGATGAATCTGCCGCTGGATACCCCGTATACGCTGGCGTTGCCGAACAGTAACGACATGCCGGTGCCGCAATTAAACGTCGACTTCAATACCCTGGAACAGACCGCGCTGCTTAGCCGTCCGGAACTGAAGGAGCAGGATTATCAGGTGCGCGTTCACGCAGCTGAAACCCGTAAATCTCTGCTGCGCATGTTGCCGGGGCTGGAGGTCAGCGCGGGCGGCCACTACGACAGCAACTCGTTCATGGTTAACCAGAGCTGGGCCGACGTCGGCGTGAAGGTGACCTGGAACCTGTTTAATCTGCTGTCCGGACCGGCGGCGTATAAGACCGCTCAGGCCAATGAAAAGGTGTCGGAAGTGCAGCGTCAGGCAATGTCGCTGGCCGTTATGGCACAGTTGTATATCGCCCGCGCCAACTTCAACGAAGCGGTGCGCCAGTATAAAACCAGTGTGGAACTGCGCGATCTCGACGGCCAGATTGCCGAACAACTGCGCAATCGCTATAAGGCCAACAGCATCGGCGAACTGCAATTGATTCAAGGCGAACTGAACGCCCTGAATGCTAATCTGCGTCAGGATCTGGCCTACGCGGAATTGCGCAATACCTACGGCCAAATTCTCTCGACCGTTGGGTTGGATTTGCTGCCGAAAACGCTGCCTTCCGACCGGCTGGCGGATATCAGTCAGGCGCTGCGCCAGTCTGAAACCAACTGGCAGCAAGGGAAGATCGGCGCGTTGCAGTCATTCTGA
- a CDS encoding DUF4347 domain-containing protein produces MLWRHWLGKKSRQVSQGAEFNAESPLGVMLEARMLFDGAVAATVEQTAATQNTATQTATTDTASHADSSQSDQKATEATSHNTDTQDSTTSADSSVAVAGSATHKEVVFIDTSVADYQQLASGVKDGVEVVLLDAGKDGLSQIAQWAQTHTGYEAIHIISNGGEGSLTLGSVTLTDSMLASRRADLTTIGQALSDSGDILLYGCNVAEGTNGQAFISDLAALTGADVAASTDLTGSATLNGDWVLEAQVGEINTDIALTAATQSEYTRVLDTFTFEAGSSGGSGNNQTWQEGTHTLHFDFVGNVLAGLNSDGNTMIYDVQTDGSSSSNSLTFTISIPGYIFDLSSLDMLNADGVGNMNYTVSSSKSTSGDNKSGVLTFPGAVSYTTVSGFNSNFVGVSSITITTSGTNEYYLDNLVLNNIRAASSVDATSTVTAGPASEATTFSTTATSAASAASLLDFTITDPGTSDGSATTVSAFYANVSGTATSSELSQMRFLLSGPDATNVVGTYDSSTGRITFSGLSLSIANSSSETYTIKAYYNDNTGSNDITDHHTVVLSVNASSFTTGSGSSTFASSQANVTNGSGASIDVAATKLIYSQSPSTAVVSGINFTTQPVVIAVDDRGNIDTDFSGTVTLSENGSGSLTGTTSVAASSGIATFSGVKYTSASDADANFVLTAASGSLVSAASASIDPDVVATRLVFSTQPVPVTIQNGQSTSFSTVPVVQAVDANGMVDQDYTTNIVLSVTDPNDGTVDGTVNSLSVTSGDQDASGTTVTLTPSGGIATYTGLIIQYTNSGSTNTLALRATSGGLTASNSSSITSTSNTAPVFSNLNGGATYTENGSAVVIDSDVTVADTELDALNTGLGNYNGASITIARNGGASSNDIFGNSGLLGVLTQGQNFTYNGTTVGSVTTNSNGTLALTFNINATSVIVDAVLQSLTYANSSDNPPTSVTLNWTFNDGSLNSAGSNQAVLTITPVNDAPTLSSGATVTLTTTTEDVTSSSTAVSSLLSATGYADVDSGAVSGIALTALTGNGTWQYSTDSGSNWFSVGTVSSSSALLLSSTAQIRYVPDSANGETATFSFRAWDQTSGTATVGASKGLADTSTTGGSSAFSSNSAQASLAVSNVNDAPTLSSGATVTLTTTTEDAASSSTTVSSLLSSAGYADVDSGAVSGIALTALTGNGAWQYSTDSGSNWFSVGTVSSSSALLLSSTAQIRYMPDSANGETATFSFRAWDQTSGTATAGASKGLANTSTTGGSSAFSANSAQASLAVSNVNDAPTLSSGVTVALTPTTEDVTSAATTVSSLLGNAGYGDVDSGASSGIAITSTVGNGGWQYSTDSGANWFNVGTVSGSSALLLGSTAQIRYMPDRANGETATLGFRAWDQTSGTATAGASKGLADTSTSGGSSAFSTNSAQASLAVTSVNDAPTVGSTVSGQSATKDTVFSFTVPAGTFIDVDSSDTLTLSATQADGSPLPVWLAFNPSTRTFSGTPGNSDVGNLTIRITATDSSNASVSTTFGLTVNNSNLPPVVSLPVADQTIAQNGSFSFTVPAGTFTDPDVGDTLTLRATQADGSALPGWLAFNPSTRTFSGTPGNGDVGNLTIRVTATDSGNASVSTTFGLAVTNVNDAPVVSGSLNAQTATQNGGFSFTVPAGIFTDPDTGDTLTLSATQADGSALPGWLAFNPPTRTFSGTPGNGDVGNLTIRVTATDSGNASVSTTFGLVVTGSSVDNSNNVDNSNSVDNGDPEFRVNGTGSMPTNAAPVPMITVAPNAPITLGALFAPTPLGSLNTGVTTDNTTATSTIFQASQNTQQTGSAPVSQIAGAFGQGAVSGGANRFESSLGSFPSFNTGGALGGSSSLAGVFSGINLPSLSPMAVFSGGSWRDISVNAGNTGNEARLTTPSGGMAMEFAPGLERQLRHIGDMESQRLAAIEQALLDMGQFNSAQTDRGQSSNDRQQG; encoded by the coding sequence ATGTTGTGGCGTCATTGGCTGGGTAAAAAAAGTCGTCAGGTTTCACAGGGCGCTGAGTTCAACGCGGAATCGCCTCTGGGGGTCATGCTGGAAGCGCGAATGCTGTTTGATGGCGCGGTGGCTGCCACTGTTGAACAGACTGCCGCCACTCAAAATACGGCTACGCAAACCGCGACAACCGATACCGCGTCGCATGCCGACAGCAGTCAATCTGACCAAAAAGCGACTGAGGCGACCAGCCACAATACCGATACCCAGGATTCGACGACTTCGGCAGACAGCAGCGTTGCGGTTGCTGGCAGCGCCACGCATAAAGAAGTGGTGTTTATTGACACCTCGGTGGCGGATTACCAGCAGTTAGCCAGCGGTGTGAAAGACGGGGTTGAGGTGGTGCTGCTGGATGCCGGCAAGGATGGATTAAGCCAGATAGCGCAATGGGCGCAAACGCATACCGGTTATGAAGCCATCCATATCATCAGCAATGGTGGCGAAGGCAGCCTGACGCTGGGGAGCGTCACGTTGACCGACAGTATGCTTGCCAGCAGACGCGCCGACCTGACGACCATCGGCCAGGCGTTGAGCGACTCCGGCGATATTCTGCTTTATGGCTGTAATGTGGCGGAAGGAACCAATGGGCAGGCTTTCATCAGCGATCTGGCCGCACTAACCGGGGCCGATGTGGCGGCGTCTACCGATCTGACCGGGTCGGCGACGTTGAACGGCGACTGGGTGTTGGAAGCGCAAGTAGGCGAGATAAACACCGACATCGCGCTAACGGCGGCTACGCAGAGCGAATATACCCGCGTGCTGGATACCTTTACTTTTGAAGCCGGTTCCAGCGGCGGTAGCGGTAATAACCAGACCTGGCAGGAAGGGACGCACACCCTGCATTTCGATTTTGTCGGTAACGTGCTGGCTGGGTTAAACAGCGATGGCAATACCATGATATACGACGTGCAAACGGATGGTTCCAGCTCGTCAAATTCGCTGACTTTCACCATCAGCATTCCCGGCTATATTTTTGACTTGTCTTCACTGGATATGTTGAATGCCGATGGCGTCGGGAACATGAACTACACGGTTTCATCCAGTAAATCGACCAGTGGGGACAATAAGAGCGGGGTGCTGACATTTCCCGGGGCGGTGTCTTATACCACGGTCAGCGGCTTTAACAGCAATTTTGTCGGCGTGTCCTCAATTACCATTACTACCTCGGGTACCAACGAGTACTACCTGGATAACCTGGTGTTAAACAATATTCGGGCCGCGTCTTCGGTAGATGCGACATCGACCGTGACTGCCGGGCCGGCCAGCGAAGCGACGACATTCTCCACCACCGCCACCTCTGCGGCCAGCGCCGCCTCGCTGCTGGACTTCACCATTACCGACCCCGGTACGTCGGATGGTTCGGCCACTACCGTCAGCGCTTTTTACGCCAATGTCAGCGGGACGGCGACGTCATCGGAGCTGAGCCAGATGCGGTTTCTGCTCAGCGGCCCGGATGCCACCAACGTAGTTGGTACGTACGACAGCAGCACCGGCAGAATCACGTTTTCCGGGCTCAGCCTGTCGATTGCCAATAGCAGCAGCGAAACTTACACCATCAAGGCGTATTACAACGACAACACCGGCAGTAACGACATTACGGATCACCACACGGTGGTGCTGTCGGTGAATGCCAGCAGCTTCACTACCGGGTCAGGCAGTTCCACCTTTGCCAGCAGCCAGGCCAATGTGACCAACGGCAGCGGCGCCAGCATTGATGTGGCGGCAACCAAACTGATTTACAGCCAGTCGCCGTCCACCGCGGTGGTCAGCGGCATTAACTTTACCACCCAGCCTGTCGTGATCGCCGTTGACGATCGCGGCAATATCGATACTGATTTCAGCGGCACCGTCACGCTGAGCGAAAATGGCAGCGGCTCGCTGACCGGCACCACGTCGGTGGCGGCATCAAGCGGTATCGCTACCTTCAGCGGCGTGAAATACACCTCGGCCAGCGACGCCGACGCCAACTTTGTGCTTACCGCCGCATCTGGCAGCCTGGTCAGCGCCGCCTCGGCGTCAATTGATCCGGATGTGGTCGCAACAAGGCTGGTTTTTTCCACCCAGCCGGTGCCCGTCACCATTCAGAATGGGCAAAGCACCAGTTTCAGCACGGTGCCGGTCGTGCAGGCGGTAGATGCCAATGGCATGGTGGATCAGGATTACACCACCAATATCGTGCTCTCGGTGACCGATCCTAACGACGGCACCGTTGACGGCACCGTCAACAGCCTGTCGGTCACCTCCGGCGATCAGGACGCCAGCGGCACGACGGTGACGCTGACGCCCTCCGGTGGTATTGCCACCTACACCGGCCTCATTATCCAGTACACCAACAGCGGCAGCACCAATACGCTGGCGCTGCGGGCTACCTCGGGCGGCCTGACGGCGAGCAACAGCTCGTCGATAACCTCGACCTCCAATACCGCGCCGGTATTCAGCAACCTGAACGGCGGAGCCACCTATACCGAAAATGGCAGCGCGGTGGTGATAGACAGCGATGTTACGGTCGCTGACACCGAGCTGGATGCGCTTAACACCGGACTTGGCAACTATAACGGCGCGTCGATTACCATCGCCCGCAACGGCGGAGCCAGCAGTAATGATATCTTCGGCAACAGCGGCTTGCTGGGGGTGCTGACGCAAGGACAAAACTTCACGTACAACGGCACGACGGTGGGCAGCGTCACCACCAATTCGAACGGTACGCTGGCGCTGACGTTCAACATCAACGCGACCTCGGTCATCGTCGATGCCGTGCTGCAATCCCTGACCTATGCCAACAGTTCCGACAATCCGCCGACCAGCGTAACCCTGAACTGGACCTTCAATGACGGTTCGCTAAACAGCGCCGGTAGCAATCAGGCGGTGCTCACTATTACGCCGGTCAACGATGCGCCGACTTTATCCAGCGGCGCCACGGTTACGCTGACCACCACGACGGAAGACGTCACCTCGTCGTCCACGGCGGTGTCGTCGTTGTTGAGTGCTACAGGTTACGCGGATGTGGACAGCGGCGCCGTCAGCGGTATCGCGCTGACGGCGCTGACCGGCAACGGGACGTGGCAATACTCGACGGACAGCGGGAGCAACTGGTTCAGCGTCGGCACGGTATCCAGCTCGTCGGCGCTGCTGCTCAGTTCGACGGCGCAGATCCGCTATGTGCCGGACAGCGCCAATGGCGAAACCGCCACCTTCAGTTTCAGAGCCTGGGATCAAACCAGCGGTACGGCGACAGTAGGTGCCAGCAAGGGGCTGGCGGATACCTCGACTACCGGCGGCAGCAGCGCGTTCTCTAGCAACAGCGCGCAGGCGTCACTGGCCGTGAGCAACGTCAACGATGCGCCGACTTTATCCAGCGGCGCCACGGTTACGCTGACCACCACGACGGAAGACGCCGCTTCGTCGTCCACGACGGTATCGTCGCTGCTGAGCTCTGCAGGTTACGCGGATGTGGACAGCGGCGCCGTCAGCGGTATCGCGCTGACGGCGCTGACCGGCAACGGGGCGTGGCAATATTCGACGGACAGCGGGAGCAACTGGTTCAGCGTCGGCACGGTATCCAGCTCGTCGGCGCTGCTGCTCAGTTCGACGGCGCAGATCCGCTATATGCCGGACAGCGCCAATGGCGAAACCGCCACCTTCAGTTTCAGAGCCTGGGATCAAACCAGCGGCACGGCGACGGCGGGCGCGAGCAAGGGGCTGGCGAATACCTCGACCACCGGCGGCAGCAGCGCGTTCTCCGCCAACAGCGCGCAGGCGTCACTGGCCGTGAGCAACGTCAACGATGCGCCGACCTTATCCAGCGGCGTGACCGTTGCACTGACGCCGACGACCGAAGACGTGACATCTGCCGCGACCACTGTGTCGTCGTTGCTCGGCAATGCCGGCTATGGCGACGTAGACAGCGGAGCCTCCAGCGGTATCGCCATTACCTCGACGGTGGGGAATGGCGGCTGGCAATACTCCACCGACAGCGGAGCCAACTGGTTTAATGTCGGTACGGTATCGGGGTCATCGGCCCTGCTGCTTGGATCGACGGCGCAGATTCGCTATATGCCGGACCGCGCCAACGGCGAAACCGCAACGTTGGGTTTCAGAGCGTGGGATCAAACCAGCGGCACGGCGACGGCGGGTGCCAGCAAGGGCCTGGCGGATACCTCGACCTCCGGCGGCAGCAGCGCGTTCTCTACCAATAGTGCGCAGGCGTCGCTGGCGGTGACCAGCGTGAATGATGCGCCGACCGTCGGCAGCACTGTCAGTGGTCAAAGCGCGACGAAAGATACGGTGTTCAGTTTCACGGTGCCAGCCGGTACGTTTATTGACGTCGACAGCAGCGACACGCTGACGTTGAGCGCGACGCAGGCGGATGGTTCGCCGCTGCCGGTCTGGCTGGCTTTCAACCCGTCGACGCGCACCTTCTCGGGCACGCCGGGCAACAGCGATGTGGGCAACCTGACCATCCGGATAACCGCGACCGACAGCAGCAATGCCTCGGTCAGCACCACCTTCGGGTTGACGGTTAACAACAGTAATCTTCCGCCGGTCGTTTCCCTACCCGTGGCCGACCAGACCATCGCGCAAAACGGCAGCTTCAGCTTTACCGTACCGGCCGGCACTTTTACCGATCCCGATGTCGGCGACACGCTGACGTTAAGAGCGACGCAGGCGGATGGTTCGGCGCTGCCGGGCTGGCTGGCTTTCAACCCGTCGACGCGCACCTTCTCGGGCACGCCGGGTAACGGCGATGTGGGCAACCTGACCATTCGGGTGACGGCGACCGACAGCGGCAATGCCTCGGTCAGCACCACCTTCGGGCTGGCCGTCACCAACGTCAACGATGCGCCCGTGGTGTCCGGCTCGCTGAATGCTCAAACGGCGACACAAAACGGTGGCTTCAGCTTTACCGTACCGGCCGGTATTTTCACCGATCCCGATACCGGCGATACGCTGACGTTGAGCGCGACGCAGGCGGATGGTTCGGCGCTGCCGGGCTGGCTGGCTTTCAATCCGCCGACGCGCACCTTCTCAGGCACGCCGGGCAACGGCGATGTGGGTAACCTGACCATTCGGGTAACGGCGACCGACAGCGGTAATGCCTCGGTCAGCACCACCTTTGGGCTTGTCGTCACCGGCAGCAGTGTGGATAACAGCAATAATGTGGATAACAGCAATAGTGTGGATAACGGCGACCCGGAATTCAGGGTCAACGGCACGGGGTCGATGCCGACTAACGCTGCGCCGGTGCCGATGATTACGGTGGCGCCCAATGCGCCGATCACGTTAGGCGCATTATTTGCCCCGACGCCGCTCGGCTCACTGAATACCGGCGTAACGACAGACAACACGACGGCAACGTCAACGATCTTTCAGGCGTCCCAGAATACGCAGCAAACCGGTAGCGCGCCGGTCAGTCAGATCGCCGGTGCCTTCGGGCAGGGCGCTGTTTCCGGCGGCGCCAACCGGTTTGAAAGTTCGCTGGGGTCATTCCCCAGTTTCAATACCGGCGGCGCGCTGGGCGGAAGCTCTTCGCTGGCAGGCGTGTTTTCAGGGATCAACCTGCCTTCCTTGTCGCCGATGGCGGTGTTCTCCGGCGGTAGCTGGCGTGACATCAGCGTCAACGCAGGCAACACCGGAAATGAGGCGCGGCTTACGACGCCATCCGGCGGCATGGCGATGGAGTTCGCCCCCGGCCTGGAGCGTCAGTTGCGGCACATTGGGGACATGGAATCGCAACGTTTGGCCGCCATTGAACAGGCGTTGCTCGATATGGGGCAGTTCAATAGCGCTCAGACCGATCGCGGTCAGAGCAGTAACGATAGACAGCAAGGATAA